The Sporosarcina luteola genome contains a region encoding:
- a CDS encoding betaine/proline/choline family ABC transporter ATP-binding protein: protein MLKFENVSKVYDDGFKAVDSVSFEIPKGELLVLIGPSGSGKSTTMKMINRMQPHTSGKISINGKDNKSYVASDLRRGIGYVIQQIGLFPHYTIEKNISIVPELNGWSQEKIKPRVNELLELVGLDPKIYAKRYPKELSGGQQQRVGIARALASDPEIILMDEPFSALDPLTREQLQGELISLQKKLNKTIIFVTHDMDEALKMGDRIAIMKDGKLLQLDTPEKLLHEPAHGFVEEFIGKHRIIQNPELMPVIDIMSESVVTSLPQSSPEKAISLIRQRKITDLIIVDDSKNLLGIVSAYDVIKKVNDICTIEELMQPISHILQDTASAKDAIIMMDESPFGLIPIVDEKNKVVGLVTRGSLLSALSSQWTETEVEVVAI from the coding sequence ATGCTGAAATTTGAAAACGTAAGTAAAGTATATGATGACGGGTTCAAGGCTGTTGATTCTGTTAGCTTTGAAATTCCGAAAGGCGAGCTGCTCGTTCTCATCGGTCCGAGTGGTTCAGGTAAATCAACTACGATGAAAATGATTAATCGGATGCAACCGCATACAAGTGGGAAGATTTCGATAAACGGTAAGGATAACAAATCGTATGTCGCTTCCGACCTTCGAAGAGGCATCGGCTATGTGATCCAACAGATCGGTTTATTCCCCCACTATACGATTGAAAAAAACATCTCCATCGTTCCTGAATTAAACGGATGGAGCCAGGAAAAAATCAAACCAAGAGTCAACGAACTGCTTGAATTGGTCGGACTCGATCCTAAAATCTACGCAAAACGCTATCCAAAAGAACTCTCCGGGGGACAACAACAGCGCGTTGGTATTGCCCGTGCACTTGCATCCGACCCCGAAATCATCTTAATGGATGAACCGTTCAGCGCATTGGACCCGCTTACAAGGGAGCAATTGCAGGGTGAACTCATTTCATTACAGAAAAAATTGAATAAGACTATCATTTTTGTAACTCATGATATGGACGAGGCACTCAAAATGGGTGACCGCATCGCAATAATGAAAGACGGAAAGCTTCTTCAGTTGGACACTCCAGAGAAATTACTTCACGAACCTGCCCACGGTTTTGTCGAGGAGTTTATTGGCAAGCATCGAATTATCCAAAACCCTGAACTGATGCCGGTTATTGACATTATGTCCGAATCGGTTGTCACATCTCTTCCTCAAAGTTCTCCTGAAAAGGCAATTTCACTTATCCGGCAGAGGAAAATCACGGATCTCATCATTGTAGATGATTCAAAAAATCTGCTAGGCATCGTATCCGCCTACGACGTCATCAAGAAAGTGAACGACATCTGTACCATTGAAGAACTCATGCAGCCGATCAGCCACATCTTGCAAGACACTGCTTCCGCAAAAGACGCCATCATCATGATGGATGAATCACCGTTCGGCCTGATTCCTATCGTGGATGAAAAGAATAAGGTCGTTGGTCTTGTAACACGCGGTTCGTTGCTATCCGCATTGTCCAGCCAGTGGACGGAAACGGAAGTAGAGGTGGTTGCTATATGA
- a CDS encoding glycine betaine ABC transporter substrate-binding protein has product MRKKFISLLLIAVVASMLTGCIFIEEDSLTLGSRNNTESIILSHVMGQLIENKTDIKVIYKENLGGSNVVWNAMLNGNIDVVPDYTGTIVVNYYHEEPGNAEETLEMTRRLVGEDGIIAFNTFGFNNTYTLALDESKAEELGVVTFSDFAAYSEDFTLGAVFEFIDRPDGLPGFSKEYGLKFKNVKGMDHGIMYRSINAGEVDVINSYTTDGQLQEFDLRVLEDDKSYFPPYHALPLVRKETLKEYPEIEAVLKQLEGMINEEAMQKMNAKVDNDGMMVERVAEEFLVESGLIEVE; this is encoded by the coding sequence ATGAGGAAAAAGTTTATTTCATTACTGCTCATTGCAGTTGTCGCAAGCATGTTGACCGGATGCATCTTCATTGAAGAAGATTCATTGACGCTCGGTTCGCGGAACAATACGGAAAGCATCATTTTGTCCCACGTCATGGGGCAGTTGATTGAGAATAAAACAGATATTAAAGTCATCTATAAAGAAAACCTCGGCGGCTCCAACGTCGTATGGAATGCGATGCTGAACGGCAATATCGACGTCGTTCCCGATTACACAGGGACAATCGTCGTCAACTATTACCATGAGGAGCCAGGCAACGCAGAGGAAACGTTGGAAATGACAAGACGACTCGTCGGTGAAGACGGCATTATCGCCTTCAACACGTTTGGCTTCAACAACACGTACACCCTCGCGTTGGACGAATCAAAAGCGGAAGAACTTGGCGTCGTCACATTTAGTGACTTCGCTGCTTACTCCGAAGATTTCACGTTAGGCGCGGTCTTCGAATTCATCGATCGCCCCGACGGACTCCCCGGCTTTTCGAAGGAATATGGATTGAAGTTCAAGAACGTCAAAGGTATGGACCACGGCATCATGTACCGTTCCATTAATGCAGGCGAAGTTGACGTCATCAACTCCTACACGACAGATGGTCAGCTGCAGGAATTCGACTTGCGTGTATTGGAAGACGACAAATCCTACTTCCCTCCTTACCACGCACTCCCACTCGTGCGGAAAGAAACGCTGAAGGAGTACCCTGAAATCGAAGCCGTCTTGAAACAGCTCGAAGGCATGATCAACGAAGAAGCCATGCAAAAAATGAATGCCAAAGTCGACAACGACGGCATGATGGTGGAGAGGGTAGCAGAGGAGTTTTTGGTGGAGAGTGGGTTGATTGAGGTGGAGTGA
- a CDS encoding ABC transporter ATP-binding protein, with amino-acid sequence MDQYKTVLHAQNIRKSYGTRGNVQEVLKGIDLRVMEGEFVGIMGASGAGKTTLLNVLATIDRTTEGSILIGDSDISRMKDRELSAFRRDKLGFIFQDYNLLDTLTVKENILLPVSLGKMRKRVAEDQFNSIADILGIKELADKYPHEISGGQKQRTSAARALINKPSMVFADEPTGALDSKSASSLLGTLEDVNKQRGVTIMMVTHDPVASSYCSRVVFLKDGNIYSELYRGDKTRQAFFQEILKVQGVLGGDSVDAL; translated from the coding sequence ATGGATCAATATAAAACAGTATTACATGCTCAAAACATCCGAAAATCTTACGGAACTCGCGGAAATGTGCAAGAAGTATTGAAAGGGATCGACTTGCGGGTAATGGAAGGCGAATTTGTCGGAATCATGGGGGCATCCGGTGCCGGGAAAACGACGCTTTTGAATGTCCTCGCGACGATCGACCGTACGACGGAAGGCTCGATTCTTATTGGAGATTCTGATATTTCGAGGATGAAAGACCGTGAACTGTCTGCATTCAGGCGAGACAAATTAGGGTTCATTTTCCAAGATTATAATCTTCTCGACACATTGACGGTGAAGGAAAATATCTTGCTGCCCGTGTCGCTCGGAAAAATGAGAAAGCGGGTGGCGGAAGATCAATTCAACTCGATTGCCGATATTTTAGGTATTAAAGAATTAGCAGATAAATATCCACATGAAATTTCCGGGGGCCAAAAGCAACGGACTTCCGCGGCACGTGCGCTCATCAACAAGCCATCCATGGTCTTTGCGGATGAACCTACGGGCGCGCTTGATTCGAAATCGGCGTCTTCGTTGCTCGGAACATTGGAGGATGTCAATAAACAACGCGGCGTCACGATCATGATGGTGACACATGACCCTGTCGCATCGAGCTACTGCAGCCGTGTTGTCTTCCTGAAGGACGGCAATATTTACTCGGAGCTGTACCGCGGCGATAAAACGAGACAGGCCTTCTTCCAGGAAATCCTGAAAGTCCAAGGTGTCCTCGGGGGTGACAGCGTTGACGCTCTTTGA
- a CDS encoding sensor histidine kinase, translating into MFIAYLKDMKSWILLFAGSIAVTDLMVLIDKGLAMKLSSLIYLNLLLVAIFISFLIWRYKKETQYKKELLQITEDPSRDWQEGLPEPHFNRDETINDLLRHVADAHLQKLSEVKAANLMESDYTAAWVHEVKAPLTSMKLTIDANRQDPAIRKIESDWLRVHLLIDRQLYISRLTTLESDYVLEKIKVQQLLTPEIRELRSWFIEKNIAVEIEGDMEVLTDSKWCRFIIRQLLTNAVKYSPAGGVICIRTSLSPGGNPVLSIKDDGPGIPAHDLPRIFDKGFTGGTGRLHNAATGLGLYLAQQVAGKIGISLSAHSEIDNGTTMKMMFSTENKFDATRT; encoded by the coding sequence ATGTTCATTGCATACTTGAAGGATATGAAAAGTTGGATACTCCTGTTTGCCGGATCTATTGCGGTCACTGACTTAATGGTTTTGATTGATAAGGGGCTGGCAATGAAGCTAAGCTCCCTCATTTACCTTAACCTGCTGCTCGTTGCTATTTTCATTTCATTCCTCATCTGGCGCTACAAAAAGGAGACGCAATATAAGAAAGAACTTCTTCAAATTACTGAAGATCCTTCAAGGGACTGGCAGGAAGGGCTTCCGGAACCGCATTTCAATCGTGACGAAACAATCAATGATCTGTTGAGGCATGTGGCGGATGCTCATTTGCAGAAGCTTTCGGAAGTGAAAGCCGCCAACCTTATGGAAAGCGACTATACAGCGGCGTGGGTGCATGAAGTGAAGGCGCCGTTGACGTCGATGAAACTGACAATCGACGCAAATCGTCAAGATCCGGCCATCCGTAAAATAGAGTCAGATTGGCTGCGTGTCCATTTGCTGATCGATCGGCAGCTCTATATTTCACGATTAACCACGCTTGAATCGGATTATGTATTGGAGAAAATTAAGGTGCAACAGTTGCTCACACCCGAAATCCGCGAGCTGCGATCTTGGTTTATTGAGAAAAATATCGCAGTAGAAATCGAAGGTGATATGGAAGTGCTCACGGATAGCAAATGGTGCCGCTTCATCATCCGCCAATTGTTGACGAATGCAGTGAAATACAGTCCGGCAGGCGGCGTCATCTGTATTCGAACTAGTCTATCACCGGGAGGAAATCCGGTTTTATCAATAAAAGACGATGGCCCGGGAATCCCGGCTCACGATTTGCCCCGTATTTTCGACAAAGGGTTCACCGGGGGCACGGGAAGGCTGCATAATGCTGCGACAGGACTCGGGTTGTATCTTGCCCAACAAGTGGCTGGGAAGATTGGAATATCCCTGTCGGCGCACTCCGAAATAGACAATGGAACGACGATGAAAATGATGTTTTCAACCGAAAACAAGTTTGACGCCACACGAACATGA
- a CDS encoding IS3 family transposase (programmed frameshift) has translation MTKYTLDYKLAAVKRYLEGGESYISIERSIGTSVSVVMNWVKQYQVHGIESLMKKNYTNYTLQFKLDVLNYMSDNGTSPNETAVIFNISSPSTIRAWRILFEKGGVDALTSKNKGRPSMKKESQKKRNNESSKDDTVEALQAEVEQLRMENEYFKKVECLSSKQGKITKQDKAKVIYELRLTFPVKALIKLAGIPRSTYYYWIDQFNRPDKDAELKVMIQSIYHEHKGRYGYRRIKDELENKGYKVNHKKVQRIMKELGLKCVVRMKKYRSYKGQVGKIAPNVLDRDFNAEKPNQKWVTDITEFKLFGEKLYLSPILDLFNGEIITYTLGSRPTYSLVSDMLEKSFERLKDEDELILHSDQGWHYQMKQYRHALKEHGIIQSMSRKGNCYDNAVIENFFGIMKSEFLYLNEFESVDHFKKELEEYMNYYNNKRIKSKLKGKSPVQYRTLAQRAA, from the exons ATGACGAAGTATACGCTTGATTATAAATTAGCGGCTGTTAAACGGTATTTAGAAGGCGGAGAAAGTTATATATCAATCGAAAGGTCAATTGGAACATCTGTAAGCGTAGTGATGAACTGGGTAAAGCAATATCAAGTTCATGGCATAGAAAGTTTAATGAAGAAAAACTACACAAATTACACCTTACAGTTTAAACTGGATGTACTAAATTACATGAGTGATAATGGGACGTCACCAAATGAAACGGCTGTAATTTTCAACATCTCCTCTCCATCAACGATAAGAGCTTGGAGGATCCTTTTTGAAAAAGGTGGAGTAGACGCCCTCACTTCTAAGAATAAGGGGCGTCCATCCATGAAAAAAGAATCCCAAAAGAAACGAAATAACGAGTCTTCAAAAGATGATACTGTCGAAGCTTTACAGGCCGAAGTGGAACAATTACGAATGGAGAATGAGTATT TTAAAAAAGTTGAATGCCTTAGTTCAAAGCAAGGGAAAATCACCAAACAAGATAAAGCGAAAGTAATCTATGAACTAAGGCTGACATTCCCGGTTAAAGCACTTATAAAGTTGGCTGGTATACCCCGTAGCACCTACTATTACTGGATTGATCAATTTAATCGTCCAGACAAGGATGCGGAGTTAAAGGTAATGATTCAGTCAATATATCATGAACACAAAGGCCGTTACGGCTATCGTCGTATCAAGGACGAGTTAGAAAACAAAGGATATAAAGTGAATCATAAAAAAGTGCAGCGAATAATGAAGGAATTAGGCTTGAAATGTGTTGTCCGTATGAAGAAATATCGTTCGTATAAAGGGCAGGTTGGGAAGATAGCGCCAAATGTGTTAGATCGTGATTTCAATGCCGAAAAGCCAAATCAAAAATGGGTAACAGATATTACAGAGTTCAAGTTATTCGGAGAGAAGCTCTATCTATCTCCTATTCTTGATTTATTTAATGGTGAAATCATCACATACACTCTAGGTTCCAGGCCAACTTACTCACTAGTATCAGATATGTTAGAGAAGTCTTTTGAGCGATTGAAGGATGAGGATGAACTTATTCTTCATTCAGACCAGGGATGGCATTACCAAATGAAACAGTATCGCCATGCCTTAAAAGAACACGGCATAATACAGAGTATGTCCCGTAAGGGAAACTGTTATGACAACGCTGTGATTGAGAACTTCTTTGGGATCATGAAGTCTGAATTTCTATATTTAAATGAATTTGAAAGTGTTGATCATTTTAAAAAAGAACTTGAAGAATATATGAATTACTATAATAACAAACGTATCAAGTCAAAATTAAAAGGCAAGAGTCCTGTACAATACCGGACTCTTGCCCAACGCGCAGCTTAA
- a CDS encoding response regulator transcription factor, with the protein MEMNVFIVEDDRAIFDSLKERLGQWSLQVSGPEDFHDVMGAFIQTKPHLVILDIQLPAYDGFHWCREIRAVSKVPIIFLSSRDHPMDMVMAMNMGADDYVQKPFHTDVLLAKIQATLRRTYAYTEEPADVLEWNGAMIDMKRGVIRLDGNEVELTKNEFFILAVLVQAKDEIVSRDELIRKLWDDERFVNDNTLTVNVTRLRQKLADIGLGDAILTKKGMGYMAVSL; encoded by the coding sequence ATGGAGATGAATGTTTTCATAGTGGAGGACGATCGGGCGATATTTGACTCGCTGAAGGAAAGGCTTGGGCAGTGGTCGCTTCAAGTGTCGGGGCCAGAAGATTTCCATGACGTGATGGGGGCTTTCATCCAAACGAAGCCTCATCTGGTCATACTCGACATCCAGCTTCCCGCTTATGATGGATTCCATTGGTGCCGAGAAATCCGCGCGGTTTCGAAGGTGCCGATCATCTTCCTGTCGTCGCGCGATCATCCGATGGATATGGTGATGGCGATGAATATGGGGGCGGATGATTATGTTCAGAAGCCGTTCCATACAGATGTGCTGCTTGCGAAAATCCAAGCGACACTCCGTCGTACATATGCGTACACAGAAGAGCCGGCGGATGTGCTTGAGTGGAACGGCGCGATGATTGATATGAAGCGCGGTGTCATTCGACTTGATGGAAATGAAGTGGAACTGACGAAAAATGAATTCTTCATCTTGGCGGTGCTTGTCCAGGCGAAGGATGAAATTGTGTCACGCGATGAGTTGATCCGCAAACTTTGGGATGACGAACGGTTCGTTAACGACAACACATTGACCGTAAATGTGACGCGGCTGCGCCAAAAACTTGCAGACATCGGACTTGGTGACGCGATTCTCACAAAAAAAGGAATGGGTTATATGGCGGTCAGCCTGTAG
- a CDS encoding ABC transporter permease — translation MNNLSIWQQLTEQSQMRWREVLEATSVHIQLVFFSMLIAIILGVFLGILVTRVPKLTTLVLGGTGVMQTIPSLALLGFMIPIFGIGVKTAIAALFLYSLLPIARNTYAGISDVDPATREAAKGMGMTSMQILFKVELPLAIPVIMAGIRTAAVINVGNATLAAFIGAGGLGDFIFLGITRGIDGLILLGAIPAALLAIILEVFFSSVERWTTPKGLKV, via the coding sequence ATGAATAATTTATCTATTTGGCAACAATTGACCGAACAATCGCAGATGCGCTGGAGAGAAGTTCTCGAAGCGACATCCGTTCATATTCAGCTTGTGTTCTTTTCGATGTTGATCGCGATCATTCTCGGCGTGTTCCTAGGAATCCTTGTCACCCGAGTTCCAAAACTGACGACACTCGTACTCGGTGGCACAGGCGTCATGCAGACAATTCCAAGTCTCGCCTTGCTCGGTTTCATGATCCCTATTTTCGGGATTGGCGTGAAAACGGCGATTGCTGCACTTTTCCTTTATTCGCTGCTGCCGATTGCGCGAAACACGTACGCAGGTATTAGCGACGTCGACCCGGCTACTCGGGAAGCAGCCAAAGGAATGGGCATGACGAGCATGCAAATTCTTTTCAAAGTTGAGCTTCCGCTGGCAATTCCTGTCATCATGGCCGGAATCCGGACAGCTGCAGTCATTAACGTAGGTAACGCTACACTTGCCGCATTTATTGGTGCTGGCGGACTCGGCGATTTCATTTTCCTTGGAATTACGCGTGGAATCGATGGACTGATCCTTCTTGGCGCGATCCCGGCCGCACTGCTTGCCATCATTCTAGAAGTGTTCTTCAGCTCGGTTGAGCGCTGGACGACACCGAAAGGATTGAAAGTGTAA